From Halanaeroarchaeum sulfurireducens, a single genomic window includes:
- a CDS encoding pyridoxal phosphate-dependent aminotransferase, whose translation MEYDEPLFFRVVSYAADADHDVIDMVSGNPDWGAPSGIAAGLHDYAETGGETFQYPPSVGLTRLREAIAEREDVPIENVVITGGGGEANYLGMARALSRDAGSEVILTDPVYPYYPGKTTMLGGEQVFVPADEDGQLDPERVAAAASDETACIVVNTPNNPTGAVYPAETMQRLVDIAERNDAILVSDEVYDHFDYSGTFASALSVDSSHRIVTKSFSKTYAITGFRVGYAVVPDEHVDAVRTRHMLTNVTSSRPAQHAVLHALESTDPAYHQANRELVEDRIETFTRGLDRAGADYTRPDGAFYVMARFPGMAGTLENTFTLIDEGGVAGMPGASFGEAFDDWFRFALVTPRVDEAASRLGDYFG comes from the coding sequence ATGGAGTACGATGAGCCGTTGTTCTTCCGCGTCGTCTCCTACGCGGCCGACGCCGACCACGACGTCATCGACATGGTCAGCGGGAATCCTGACTGGGGAGCACCATCCGGGATCGCTGCGGGCCTGCACGACTACGCGGAAACGGGTGGAGAGACCTTCCAGTATCCCCCGAGCGTGGGACTCACGCGACTCCGGGAAGCCATCGCGGAACGTGAGGACGTTCCGATCGAAAACGTCGTGATCACGGGCGGTGGCGGCGAGGCCAACTACCTGGGGATGGCTCGTGCGCTGTCGCGGGATGCCGGCTCGGAGGTCATCCTCACGGACCCCGTCTACCCCTACTATCCGGGGAAGACCACGATGCTCGGCGGGGAACAGGTCTTCGTCCCGGCGGACGAGGACGGCCAGCTCGACCCGGAACGGGTCGCCGCGGCCGCCTCGGACGAGACGGCCTGTATCGTGGTCAACACACCCAACAACCCCACCGGAGCGGTCTATCCGGCCGAGACCATGCAACGGCTGGTCGATATCGCGGAACGAAACGACGCCATCCTCGTGAGCGACGAGGTGTACGATCACTTCGATTACTCGGGGACGTTTGCGAGTGCGCTCTCCGTCGACTCCTCACATCGCATCGTCACCAAATCCTTCTCGAAGACCTACGCCATCACCGGGTTTCGCGTCGGCTACGCCGTCGTCCCCGACGAACACGTCGACGCCGTCCGAACCCGACACATGCTCACGAACGTCACCAGCTCGCGACCCGCCCAGCACGCCGTCCTGCACGCCCTCGAGTCCACTGACCCGGCCTACCACCAGGCCAACCGCGAACTGGTCGAGGATCGCATCGAGACGTTCACGCGTGGGCTGGACCGTGCCGGCGCGGACTACACGCGACCCGACGGCGCCTTCTACGTGATGGCCCGCTTCCCCGGCATGGCAGGAACCCTCGAGAACACGTTCACCCTCATCGACGAGGGCGGGGTGGCCGGCATGCCCGGGGCGAGCTTCGGCGAGGCCTTCGACGACTGGTTCCGGTTCGCACTGGTGACCCCCCGCGTCGACGAGGCCGCGAGCCGGCTCGGGGACTACTTCGGCTGA
- a CDS encoding CinA family protein: protein MSDETPVEERIGTALSATDQTLATAESCTGGLIGSLLTDVPGSSDYFDRAYVTYSYDAKLDLGVARETLDEYGAVSEPVAAAMARGSRDRAGTTWGVATTGVAGPTGGTDEKPVGTVYVGIAYAGPWGTGNSYTTVERREFAGTRTEIKTKIARWALELLEREIDPSSVSTR, encoded by the coding sequence ATGAGCGACGAGACGCCCGTCGAGGAACGGATCGGCACGGCGCTTTCGGCGACCGATCAGACCCTGGCGACGGCGGAATCTTGTACCGGCGGACTCATCGGATCGCTCCTGACCGACGTACCCGGTTCGAGCGACTATTTCGACCGTGCGTACGTCACCTATTCGTACGATGCGAAACTCGATCTGGGGGTCGCCCGGGAGACACTCGACGAATACGGCGCGGTCAGCGAACCGGTCGCGGCGGCGATGGCGCGTGGCAGTCGCGACCGTGCGGGGACGACGTGGGGTGTCGCCACCACCGGGGTCGCCGGGCCGACCGGCGGCACCGACGAGAAGCCTGTCGGGACGGTGTACGTCGGGATCGCGTACGCGGGCCCCTGGGGAACGGGGAATTCCTACACCACGGTCGAACGGCGGGAGTTCGCCGGCACTCGGACGGAGATCAAAACGAAAATCGCCAGATGGGCCCTCGAACTGCTCGAACGGGAGATCGATCCGTCGTCGGTCAGTACACGCTGA
- a CDS encoding ArsA family ATPase, with the protein MDELTVEAVDSLEPELDADTAEYVLYGGKGGVGKTTMAAATALASATDDTSTLVVSTDPAHSLSDTLEVDVPSEPTRLREDVPLYGVEIDPDRAMQETPIFGADGSPMGPVGDLLGEEGLDPMMGGQMPGADEAAAMQLLITYLDDERFERVVVDTAPTGHTLRLLELPELLDSMVGRLVNMRERLGGLMEGMKGMFDDSEPTDEDGMDDLDELADRVERLRAVLSDPARTDFRIVTVPEEMAVEESLRLRERLDTFGIPVGTVVVNRVMEPLSSVTDEVPSETFVSPNLTDCEFCKRRWEVQQDALQAAQDLFRGHAVQRVPLFAEEVAGDRMVCVVAACLE; encoded by the coding sequence ATGGACGAACTGACGGTCGAGGCCGTCGACTCCCTCGAACCGGAACTGGATGCCGACACCGCCGAGTACGTGCTCTACGGCGGCAAGGGCGGCGTCGGCAAGACGACCATGGCGGCGGCCACGGCGCTCGCGAGCGCGACCGACGACACGTCGACACTCGTGGTATCGACGGACCCCGCCCACTCGCTCTCGGACACCCTCGAGGTCGACGTGCCGTCCGAACCGACGCGGTTGCGCGAGGACGTCCCGCTCTACGGCGTGGAGATCGACCCCGACCGGGCCATGCAGGAGACGCCCATATTCGGGGCGGACGGCTCCCCCATGGGACCGGTCGGTGACCTGCTCGGTGAGGAGGGACTCGACCCGATGATGGGCGGGCAGATGCCCGGTGCGGACGAGGCGGCCGCGATGCAGTTACTCATCACCTATCTCGACGACGAGCGCTTCGAGCGTGTCGTCGTGGACACGGCGCCAACGGGCCACACCCTTCGGTTGCTCGAACTCCCGGAACTGCTGGATTCGATGGTCGGACGGCTCGTGAACATGCGCGAGCGCCTGGGGGGCCTGATGGAGGGGATGAAAGGCATGTTCGACGATTCGGAGCCCACAGACGAAGATGGGATGGACGACCTCGACGAGCTGGCCGACCGCGTGGAGCGCCTCCGGGCCGTCCTCAGCGATCCTGCGCGGACGGACTTCCGCATCGTGACCGTCCCGGAAGAGATGGCCGTCGAGGAGTCGCTCAGGCTCCGCGAACGGCTCGACACGTTCGGCATTCCCGTCGGGACCGTGGTCGTCAACCGGGTGATGGAGCCGCTCTCCTCCGTCACCGACGAGGTGCCGTCGGAGACGTTCGTCTCCCCGAACCTGACCGACTGCGAGTTCTGCAAGCGACGGTGGGAGGTCCAGCAGGACGCTCTGCAGGCAGCCCAAGACCTGTTCCGCGGCCACGCCGTCCAGCGGGTCCCGTTGTTCGCCGAGGAAGTGGCCGGCGACCGGATGGTTTGCGTGGTCGCGGCCTGCCTCGAGTGA
- a CDS encoding DUF7565 family protein, whose product MDSWTCAIGDCAASFDDLEALVAHQVTTHEPHRCRICDEIVPEGFFAIRHAVEEHSRAEYVRHYDADSDAIRLRESVVERVSDAIDVEALQRRLDAAEPDRPRAEVIE is encoded by the coding sequence ATGGATTCCTGGACCTGTGCAATCGGCGACTGTGCGGCGTCGTTCGACGATCTCGAAGCGCTCGTCGCCCACCAGGTCACCACCCACGAACCGCATCGATGTCGGATCTGCGATGAGATCGTCCCGGAAGGGTTTTTCGCGATCCGACACGCCGTCGAGGAACACTCCCGGGCGGAGTACGTTCGTCACTACGATGCCGACTCTGATGCCATCCGACTTCGAGAATCGGTCGTCGAACGGGTATCCGACGCGATCGACGTCGAGGCCCTGCAACGCCGGCTGGACGCCGCGGAACCGGACCGACCACGCGCCGAAGTGATCGAATGA
- a CDS encoding PHP-associated domain-containing protein, with product MATRVDFHVKVLNDRVVRLAKARGIDVLVYAPHFTRVTTIEARAKRYSDDDLLVVPAREIFTGTWRNRKHVLGIGLTEPIPDFISLSGAMDALERSAGATLVPHPDFLTVSLDEDDLKRYDGIVDALEVYNPKHLSRHNDVARQLVDEIGIPAFGSSYAHLERTVGEVWTEFDRTISSTEELLDAIVSEADRRVERRTGLGHRTRCALEKGHLGYENTWKKIDRLLLSGLEPTHPDHIAYDGAFDDVSVY from the coding sequence GTGGCGACCCGCGTCGACTTCCACGTGAAGGTCCTGAACGACCGCGTCGTCCGGCTGGCGAAGGCCCGCGGGATCGACGTCCTCGTCTACGCCCCTCACTTCACCAGGGTGACGACCATCGAGGCACGAGCGAAACGGTACTCGGACGACGACCTGCTGGTCGTCCCGGCGCGGGAGATTTTCACGGGTACCTGGCGCAATCGCAAACACGTCCTCGGAATCGGCCTCACGGAGCCCATCCCGGATTTCATCTCCCTCTCCGGTGCGATGGACGCCCTCGAGAGAAGCGCCGGCGCGACGCTCGTCCCACATCCCGACTTCCTGACGGTGAGCCTCGACGAGGATGACCTGAAACGCTACGACGGGATCGTCGACGCCCTCGAGGTGTACAACCCCAAACACCTGTCCCGGCACAACGACGTCGCGCGCCAGCTCGTCGACGAGATCGGGATTCCCGCCTTCGGCTCGTCGTACGCCCACCTGGAACGAACGGTCGGGGAGGTCTGGACGGAGTTCGACCGGACTATCTCGTCGACCGAGGAGCTACTCGACGCGATCGTTTCGGAAGCCGACCGCAGGGTCGAGCGACGGACGGGCCTGGGCCATCGGACACGCTGCGCGCTCGAGAAGGGGCACCTCGGGTACGAGAACACCTGGAAAAAAATCGACAGACTTCTGCTCTCGGGGCTGGAGCCCACCCACCCAGACCACATCGCGTACGACGGCGCGTTCGACGACGTCAGCGTGTACTGA